One Gammaproteobacteria bacterium CG11_big_fil_rev_8_21_14_0_20_46_22 DNA segment encodes these proteins:
- a CDS encoding cell division protein ZapD: MMQNTLTFEHPTSELTRVCLRLEYLFSTISENLAHFNERNAQYTMQLLIEIVCVLDRPDLKSKFTKELLRFSDSLKRLSGSPGVEEETLGVSLKALDQHLSYLSTCSGKLGKELAENEFLSMIRSNLNTAGNGSCSDMPAYFYWLSMDSESQTKQIKTWLSQLKPIEAIVSFILSIIRGSGNEKSVIADSGFYHENLSTSPACQLLRVTVGKSLNVYPEISAGKHRFTLRFLTANRSRPIQSHHAIEFELSICAI; this comes from the coding sequence ATGATGCAAAACACACTCACCTTCGAGCACCCCACCAGCGAGCTCACGCGCGTTTGTCTACGGCTTGAATACCTTTTCTCGACGATTTCAGAGAACTTAGCACACTTCAATGAACGCAATGCACAGTACACCATGCAGCTACTGATTGAAATCGTGTGCGTACTCGACCGGCCGGACCTCAAGTCCAAATTCACAAAAGAGCTTTTACGCTTTTCAGATAGCTTGAAACGATTATCTGGCTCACCCGGTGTGGAAGAAGAAACACTGGGGGTAAGCCTTAAAGCACTTGATCAGCACTTGAGCTACTTATCAACCTGCTCCGGCAAACTTGGCAAAGAGCTGGCTGAAAATGAATTCTTATCCATGATCCGTTCGAACTTAAATACAGCAGGTAATGGTAGCTGCTCTGATATGCCTGCTTATTTTTATTGGCTATCGATGGATAGCGAATCGCAAACAAAACAAATCAAGACCTGGCTTTCTCAGCTCAAACCGATCGAAGCTATCGTGAGTTTTATACTGAGCATCATTCGCGGCAGCGGCAATGAAAAAAGCGTTATCGCCGACAGCGGCTTTTATCATGAAAACTTAAGCACCTCACCGGCTTGCCAATTGCTTCGCGTAACCGTAGGCAAATCACTCAACGTTTACCCTGAAATCAGCGCGGGCAAACACCGCTTCACCTTGCGATTTTTAACCGCCAACCGTTCTCGCCCTATTCAGAGTCATCATGCTATAGAGTTTGAACTGAGCATTTGCGCTATTTAG
- a CDS encoding dephospho-CoA kinase encodes MKKIGLTGGIASGKSTASDIFKSLGVTVIDADQIARDLVSPGMPALTEIHRKFGQAVLNADGSLNRAALRSHILKHPNDKAWLEALLHPLVRAAMSTEALQHTSEPYIILDIPLLVETLPNSLLDRILVIHSPEAARLSRLMMRDHCDEQHALAMLNAQIDEQSRLKAADDIIDNTSDLDTLREKITNYHNKIMAELKD; translated from the coding sequence ATGAAAAAGATAGGTCTTACAGGCGGTATCGCCAGCGGCAAATCCACCGCCAGCGACATCTTTAAATCGCTGGGCGTGACCGTCATTGATGCAGACCAAATTGCTCGCGATCTTGTTTCGCCCGGCATGCCGGCACTCACAGAGATTCATAGAAAATTTGGCCAAGCGGTACTCAATGCCGACGGCTCTTTGAATCGAGCTGCGCTGCGATCGCATATTTTAAAGCACCCTAATGACAAAGCCTGGCTTGAAGCCCTGCTCCACCCCTTGGTCCGCGCGGCGATGAGCACCGAAGCTTTACAACACACAAGTGAGCCCTACATCATTTTGGACATCCCACTGCTCGTTGAAACCCTGCCCAACTCGCTATTGGACCGCATTCTCGTGATCCACAGCCCTGAAGCGGCGCGGCTTTCAAGGTTGATGATGCGAGATCACTGCGATGAACAACACGCGCTTGCCATGCTTAATGCTCAAATTGACGAACAAAGTCGACTTAAAGCCGCAGATGACATCATCGACAATACCAGTGATCTTGACACCCTTAGAGAAAAGATCACGAACTACCATAATAAGATAATGGCTGAGCTCAAAGATTGA
- a CDS encoding protein transporter HofB, whose protein sequence is MTENARFDALDAKLHTGFSKLVEFAQAQHISDIHIEPFQNTYRIRLRRDGLLHHYDNLEKALGKRLVNFIKTEAKLDITETRKPQDGRLQIKLSEKMVDIRVSSCPTIQQEKLVLRLLQSSRLTLDIATLGMDEKQAACFIKHIHSSEGLILICGPTGSGKTVTLYSALQTLNTIENNIVSIEDPVEIKIEGVNQVPTQSQIDLDFSKILRSTLRQDPDIIMLGEIRDAETANITLKASQTGHLVLSSLHCHRAIDAFNRLKHLGVEPYDIAHNLKLIVSQRLVRLLCTICQGKGCDKCHQGFQGRTGIFELIEVNNALREALVRKKTIKDSDCHTIGTLESAAKQLIEQSRTTEAELCRVL, encoded by the coding sequence ATGACCGAAAACGCACGCTTTGATGCACTAGATGCCAAGCTTCATACAGGCTTTAGCAAATTAGTGGAATTTGCACAAGCACAACATATTTCAGATATTCATATAGAGCCCTTCCAAAACACGTACCGAATTCGCTTACGACGAGACGGGCTACTACATCATTACGACAATTTAGAAAAGGCGCTGGGTAAGCGCTTAGTGAATTTCATTAAAACGGAAGCCAAGCTGGATATCACCGAAACACGAAAACCCCAAGATGGCAGACTACAAATCAAGCTCAGCGAAAAAATGGTCGACATACGCGTGAGCAGCTGCCCTACCATACAGCAAGAAAAACTCGTGCTGCGCTTACTTCAATCATCACGCTTGACACTCGATATCGCAACACTTGGCATGGACGAAAAGCAGGCAGCCTGCTTCATCAAGCATATTCATAGCAGTGAAGGTTTAATTTTAATTTGCGGGCCGACCGGTAGTGGGAAAACTGTAACATTGTACAGTGCTCTGCAAACGCTAAATACCATTGAAAATAATATTGTGAGCATAGAAGACCCTGTGGAGATTAAAATTGAAGGGGTTAATCAAGTGCCCACACAGAGTCAAATTGACCTCGATTTTTCAAAAATTCTTCGCAGCACACTACGACAAGACCCTGATATTATTATGCTTGGCGAAATACGCGATGCCGAAACGGCCAACATCACATTGAAAGCCTCACAGACTGGTCACCTGGTACTTTCAAGCTTACACTGCCACCGGGCGATTGATGCGTTTAATCGACTCAAACACCTAGGGGTTGAACCTTACGATATCGCCCATAACCTTAAGCTCATTGTTTCGCAGCGACTCGTTCGCCTACTCTGTACCATTTGCCAAGGCAAAGGCTGCGACAAATGCCACCAGGGCTTTCAAGGACGTACCGGTATCTTTGAACTCATCGAAGTGAATAATGCACTGCGCGAAGCCCTTGTCAGAAAAAAGACAATTAAAGACTCAGACTGTCATACGATAGGCACCCTGGAGAGCGCTGCGAAACAGCTGATCGAACAAAGTCGCACCACAGAAGCCGAGCTATGCCGGGTTTTATAG
- a CDS encoding pilus assembly protein TapA yields the protein MNARGFTLMELMIVMAIVSILAAIALPTYQYYTHRARFTGVLVACEPYRAAVALALQEGTEMSAINNGENGVPDSPSSNQNIKSIIVSQGVITATASKAAGSYTYTLTPDANGADFSVGGTCLNAGLCKP from the coding sequence ATGAATGCTCGTGGCTTTACGCTCATGGAGCTCATGATTGTTATGGCAATCGTGAGTATTTTAGCAGCGATTGCGCTGCCCACGTATCAATACTACACACACCGTGCGCGCTTCACCGGTGTGCTGGTGGCGTGTGAGCCTTATCGCGCTGCTGTCGCTTTAGCGCTACAAGAAGGTACTGAAATGTCTGCCATTAATAACGGTGAAAATGGCGTGCCGGATTCACCGAGCTCCAATCAAAATATCAAAAGCATTATCGTTAGCCAGGGTGTAATCACCGCCACGGCAAGCAAAGCTGCCGGCAGCTACACCTACACGCTCACACCGGATGCTAATGGGGCGGATTTTAGCGTGGGCGGCACCTGTCTAAACGCAGGGCTTTGCAAACCATGA